A stretch of Carassius auratus strain Wakin unplaced genomic scaffold, ASM336829v1 scaf_tig00020912, whole genome shotgun sequence DNA encodes these proteins:
- the LOC113076639 gene encoding uncharacterized protein LOC113076639, with product MTCYTSHLHHNNLEWQKKKISDFITYWKSCGIHSITLTLWHPQKQSATMRFLISLCASQLLLINVAFGNDPCYNYESLDRPWRATEETGLYVCDEYFSWNGWYRLFYNGMDIRMPEHCVNAGSCNTDYSLWLNGSHPQIEDGEVIMEVCASTLYDCCSLESTPIRVKACPGDYYVYELVNQQYECSGYCTDISTISLTTSTSSPSTISGSSLSMSAIDIDYDPCFNYNILDDYWRSTLNYWYQSGYMSGHDDTRVEWHGWYRLFINGSSAQMPEWCFSHMSCGGFSSLWLGDPHPQPEDGVVTREVYSSVNDQCSYYRSDPIQVKACQGNYYVYKLKSPKPSIPLPVYCAVPFNTPNTDPCYDYTNVNDPWRATDYNYITNICDYNVNWNGWYRLFYNGQSVQMPDSCVGSGMCGTDKPLWLDGPHPQLEDGVITRQVCISTLNDCCDYKSHPIRVKACPGDYYVYEFVRPQLCSSYCADVSSLSSSTSTTPPTTTVAVILPESITLPVTDTALHFDPCNSYTALDEPWRATDNRYTFNLMCDAYVSWVGWYRLFIYGQSVQMPDTCVDRLSCGTHAPLWLNGPHPRIDDGVVTRDVCGHWWNNCCGFRSNPIRVKACPGNYYVYEFVRPNFCYGTYCADVRNNSISIPTFTPETTLAEAFRTDPCYNYRVLD from the exons ATGACCTGTTACACCTCACACTTGCACCACAACAATCtggaatggcaaaaaaaaaaaatctcagatttCATCACGTACTGGAAGTCATGTGGTATTCATTCT ATCACTTTGACACTTTGGCATCCCCAGAAGCAGTCTGCCACAATGAGGTTTCTAATCTCACTGTGTGCGTCACAACTCCTGTTGATTAACG TTGCATTTGGCAATGATCCTTGTTACAACTATGAATCTCTGGATCGTCCCTGGAGAGCCACAGAGGAAACTGGACTTTACGTTTGTGATGAATATTTCTCCTGGAACGGCTGGTACAGACTTTTCTATAATGGAATGGACATCCGGATGCCAGAGCACTGTGTGAACGCAGGCAGCTGTAACACAGATTACAGTCTGTGGCTCAATGGTTCTCACCCTCAGATAGAGGATGGAGAGGTGATCATGGAGGTCTGTGCAAGCACATTGTATGACTGCTGCTCTTTGGAATCAACACCCATCAGAGTCAAAGCTTGCCCGGGCGATTACTATGTCTATGAACTTGTCAATCAACAGTATGAGTGTTCAGGATACTGCACAG acatcaGCACAATATCCCTGACAACTTCCACTTCAAGTCCATCTACGATTAGTGGATCCAGCCTTTCCATGT CTGCCATCGACATAGATTATGACCCATGCTTCAACTACAACATTCTTGATGATTACTGGAGAAGCACACTCAATTACTGGTATCAATCTGGATATATGTCTGGACATGATGACACGCGTGTTGAATGGCATGGCTGGTATCGACTCTTCATTAATGGTTCGAGTGCACAGATGCCTGAGTGGTGTTTCAGTCATATGTCATGTGGAGGTTTTAGTTCTCTGTGGCTTGGTGACCCTCATCCTCAGCCAGAAGATGGAGTTGTTACTCGTGAAGTCTACAGCTCTGTTAATGACCAGTGCAGTTACTACAGATCTGACCCAATCCAAGTCAAAGCCTGTCAAGGAAATTATTATGTCTACAAACTTAAAAGTCCAAAGCCATCGATCCCATTGCCTGTATATTGTGCAG TTCCATTCAACACTCCAAATACTGATCCCTGCTACGACTACACCAATGTCAACGATCCTTGGCGAGCCACTGACTATAATTATATCACTAATATATGTGATTATAATGTCAACTGGAACGGCTGGTACAGGCTCTTCTACAATGGTCAGAGTGTCCAGATGCCAGATTCATGTGTTGGTTCTGGCATGTGTGGCACAGACAAACCACTTTGGCTTGATGGCCCTCACCCACAGCTGGAAGATGGAGTTATTACTCGACAAGTGTGCATTTCCACATTGAATGACTGCTGTGATTACAAATCGCATCCAATACGAGTCAAAGCTTGTCCTGGAGACTATTACGTGTATGAGTTTGTCAGGCCACAATTGTGTTCATCTTACTGTGCAG ATGTCTCAAGCCTCAGCAGCTCAACATCTACAACACCACCTACAACAACAGTTGCAGTTATACTCCCAGAATCCATTACTCTGCCTGTCACAGACACAG ccCTCCACTTTGACCCCTGCAATAGCTACACTGCGCTGGATGAGCCATGGAGAGCCACAGACAATCGATATACCTTCAATTTAATGTGTGACGCTTATGTCAGCTGGGTGGGCTGGTATCGTCTCTTCATTTATGGCCAGAGCGTTCAGATGCCAGACACATGTGTTGATCGGCTAAGCTGTGGCACTCACGCCCCACTTTGGCTAAACGGTCCACACCCACGAATCGATGATGGAGTGGTGACCCGAGATGTCTGCGGTCACTGGTGGAATAACTGCTGTGGTTTCCGGTCAAATCCCATTAGAGTAAAAGCCTGCCCAGGCAATTACTACGTCTATGAGTTTGTTAGACCAAATTTCTGTTATGGGACCTACTGTGCAG atgttAGGAACAATAGCATCAGCATTCCTACTTTCACTCCAGAGACAACTTTGGCTG AGGCTTTCCGCACTGACCCCTGCTACAACTACAGAGTCCTGGAT
- the LOC113076640 gene encoding ATP-binding cassette sub-family A member 5-like produces the protein MHTSEYLTAAFDYICKVRKVLKDLDLEKIMDARAKNLSGGQKRKLSVGIAILGNPKILLLDEPTAGMDPVSRQQVWALLKSRRAGRVTVFSTHYMDEADKLADRKAVISQGQLKCVGSSLYLKTKCGVGYQLRMSVTEGCEVENITSLVKQHVPKAQLSRQQEAELTFTLSSESMDTFPGLFTELDCRPDLGIINYGVSMTTLEDVFLRLEAEAEVDQSDYSVFNQEKVEDEGDTSSMDDTEQQLLMFSDSRQDAVTGRALWRQQFSTVARLHMLNLQRERTSIINNLSLFLLFLCAMVMASFTWRNFPSLSDKRLFSPIYLLHRNETLGKYTTSLLVQNSTDSDLSGFIHDLESQDIKVEMMKELDYMSAAPVSAAINVTGSSENFTYILAFNITTMHSLPMAVNVLSNALLRGFNGTGHIKTWTKPFNYQIPGKVSYALVYIKTVILGMLAAGMPAYFAMDHTRDKELKCHSILRISGLVPSAYWCGQASIDVPFYYLILICMTSTLFAFHSTNLLTLYNTLSVALCLIGFAPAMVLFTYCISFMFVKVQSNRDDFSGVSMILCVVSATVIQIALVNKKYVVARLLHSALCFFSPLYPLMGCLNCITMATFLQSPHDDDFLWKNLFISVLSPYIQCILLLFTLRWLEIRYGGKTMNNDQLCRISSQAKSKPQRNPEENVSEDEDEDVQVEKARVKEALTCQSCEEKPLVVVSNLSKQYKCKREGFSLSKRRKVATKNVSFCVRKGEVLGLLGPNGAGKSTIMHMLSGVTEPTAGQILMGDYGTDFQPVGNPLEHVGYCPQVNPLWPRITLQEHLEIYAAIKGIQQHDISNIIKRVVDALELKDHLYKQTKNLSAGLKRKLCFALSMLGNPQIVLLDEPSTGMDPTSKQRMWRAIRAAFKNKQRGAIFTTHYMEEAEAVCDRVAIMVSGQLRCIGSIQHLKGKFGRGYSLEINLREELSGLQEVALLHEEILKIFPHAARQDSFATLMVYKIPMEDVKSLAKSFAELESAKQNFNFEEYNFSQSTLEQVFMEFAKEQENAEEEVGSLSTTFQWQRLRQDRPVSLNHTDSIVHQL, from the exons atgcacacttcagaatatCTGACAGCTGCTTTCGATTATATCTGCAAG gTGAGAAAAGTTCTAAAGGATCTGGATTTAGAAAAAATTATGGACGCCCGGGCGAAAAACCTGAGTGGAGGCCAGAAAAGGAAGCTCTCTGTGGGCATAGCGATTCTCGGAAACCCAAAG ATCCTTCTTCTGGATGAGCCTACGGCTGGTATGGACCCAGTGTCTCGACAGCAGGTCTGGGCCTTACTGAAGAGCCGTAGAGCAGGCAGAGTAACTGTATTCAGCACTCATTACATGGACGAGGCAGATAAACTTGCAG ATCGTAAAGCTGTCATCTCTCAAGGACAGCTCAAATGTGTTGGTTCCTCTTTGTACCTGAAGACCAAGTGTGGGGTTGGCTACCAACTTAG AATGTCTGTAACTGAAGGCTGTGAAGTGGAGAACATCACATCACTGGTCAAGCAGCATGTTCCCAAGGCTCAGCTGTCAAGGCAGCAAGAGGCTGAGCTTACATTCACATTGTCTTCCGAGAGCATGGACACGTTCCCAG GGCTGTTCACGGAGCTGGACTGTCGACCTGACCTGGGAATCATTAACTACGGTGTCTCCATGACAACATTAGAGGATGTCTTCTTGCGCTTGGAGGCAGAGGCAGAAGTGGATCAGTCTG ATTACAGTGTGTTTAACCAAGAAAAGGTGGAAGACGAGGGAGACACGTCCTCTATGGATGACACAGAGCAGCagctgctgatgttttcagacagcagACAGGATGCAGTAACTGGTCGAGCTCTTTGGAGGCAGCAGTTTAGCACCGTAGCCCGGCTGCACATGCTcaacctgcagagagagagaacatcTATTATAAACAA TTTGTCACTGTTCCTATTGTTCTTATGTGCAATGGTTATGGCATCCTTTACCTGGAGAAACTTTCCTAGTCTTTCTGATAAAAGACTGTTTTCACCTATATACCTGCTGCACCGCAACGAGACCCTTGGCAAATACACCACCAGCCTGCTTGTGCAAAACTCCACCG ACTCTGACCTGTCAGGGTTCATCCACGATCTGGAGTCTCAGGATATTAAAGTGGAAATGATGAAAGAACTGGACTACATGTCTGCTGCTCCTGTCAGCGCCGCCATCAACGTGACAGGATCCAGTGAG AATTTTACCTACATTTTAGCATTTAACATTACCACTATGCACTCTTTGCCTATGGCTGTCAATGTGCTCAGTAACGCCCTCCTGAGGGGCTTTAACGGCACTGGACACATTAAAACATGGACTAAACCCTTCAACTAT CAAATCCCAGGTAAGGTGTCCTATGCACTGGTTTACATTAAGACTGTGATTCTTGGGATGCTGGCCGCTGGGATGCCAGCCTATTTTGCAATGGACCACACAAGAGACAAAGAG ttGAAGTGTCACTCGATCCTGAGGATCTCTGGTCTTGTTCCTTCAGCGTACTGGTGCGGTCAGGCATCTATTGATGTCCCTTTCTATTATCTTATCTTAATTTGTATGACCAGCACCCTGTTTGCCTTCCATTCTACAAACCTGCTAACCTTATATAATACCTTGTCTGTG GCTCTGTGTCTGATTGGCTTCGCTCCAGCCATGGTTCTCTTCACATACTGCATATCCTTCATGTTCGTCAAGGTCCAGAGCAATAGGGACGACTTCTCAGGGGTCTCCATGATA TTGTGTGTGGTTTCTGCGACCGTAATCCAGATAGCTCTTGTGAATAAGAAATATGTTGTGGCTCGTCTCCTACACAGTGCACTGTGCTTCTTCAGTCCACTCTACCCTCTCATGGGCTGCCTTAACTGCATTACCATG GCCACCTTCCTTCAGTCTCCTCATGATGATGATTTCCTGTGGAAGAATCTCTTCATCTCTGTTTTGTCT CCATATATCCAGTGTATTCTGCTGCTCTTCACACTTCGATGGCTTGAGATCAGATATGGAGGGAAAACTATGAATAATGATCAGCTATGCAG GATTTCCTCCCAAGCGAAGAGTAAACCTCAGCGAAACCCAGAGGAGAAcgtgagtgaggatgaggatgaggatgttcAGGTGGAGAAAGCTCGAGTGAAGGAGGCGTTGACTTGTCAGAGCTGTGAGGAG AAACCGTTGGTAGTGGTGAGTAACCTCAGCAAACAGTACAAATGCAAGAGGGAGGGATTTTCACTCAGCAAAAGAAGGAAAGTGGCCACTAAGAACGTCTCATTTTGTGTTCGCAAAG gtgaggttttgggtctGCTGGGACCAAATGGAGCGGGAAAGAGCACTATCATGCACATGCTGTCTGGAGTCACTGAACCCACTGCTGGACAG attctaATGGGAGATTATGGAACAGACTTCCAACCAGTGGGAAACCCCTTGGAACATGTGGGGTACTGTCCCCAGGTGAACCCTCTGTGGCCGAGAATCACTCTACAGGAGCACCTGGAGATCTACGCTGCTATAAAGGGGATACAGCAGCATGATATCTCAAATATCATTAAGCG TGTTGTCGATGCTCTAGAGCTGAAGGATCATCTTTACAAACAGACTAAAAACTTGTCTGCTGGGCTGAAGAGGAAG CTCTGCTTTGCACTAAGCATGCTGGGAAATCCTCAGATAGTTCTGTTGGATGAACCATCTACAGGAATGGATCCCACATCGAAACAACGCATGTG GAGGGCGATCCGAGCTGCCTTTAAGAACAAACAGCGAGGAGCCATATTTACCACCCACTACATGGAGGAGGCCGAGGCTGTGTGTGACCGTGTGGCCATCATGGTTTCTGGTCAGCTGAG GTGTATTGGCTCTATTCAGCACCTGAAGGGGAAGTTTGGGAGAGGCTACAGCCTCGAGATTAATCTCAGGGAGGAGCTCTCAGGTCTCCAGGAGGTAGCGCTGTTGCACGAAGAGATACTGAAGATATTTCCCCACGCTGCTCGTCAGGACAG TTTTGCCACTCTGATGGTGTATAAAATTCCAATGGAAGATGTGAAGTCGCTAGCCAAGTCCTTTGCCGAATTAGAAAGTG CTAAACAGAACTTTAACTTTGAAGAGTACAATTTCTCCCAGTCAACGCTTGAACAA GTTTTCATGGAGTTCGCTAAAGAGCAAGAGAATGCAGAAGAGGAGGTCGGATCGCTTAGCACAACTTTTCAATGGCAGAGACTGAGACAGGACAGGCCTGTATCTCTCAATCACACAGACAGCATAGTACACCAGCTATGA
- the LOC113076641 gene encoding histone-lysine N-methyltransferase set-1-like has product MIKLNLNVLLHVMSKRKRFSPVEDATAHILSGKDKPCLEERFINSHKGRGVFASMSIDKGCFILEYRGELLSQEESQTRQNRYNETENTFLFEFDWNGRQWCIDASKEDGSLGRLVNDNNKTPNCKVKKISVEGKPHLCLFSVKAIASGEELTYNYGDSDWPWRTQLNQAVPHNEENIPSEDSTHFPDKINCPKPAEQVFWFKSSSSSSD; this is encoded by the exons ATGATCAAGTTG aatttaaatgtattactgcATGTCATGTCTAAACGGAAGCGATTTAGTCCTGTGGAGGATGCCACTGCACACATTCTGTCTGGCAAAGACAAACCATGCCTTGAGGAGAGATTCATTAACTCTCATAAAG GTAGAGGTGTGTTTGCTAGCATGTCCATTGACAAAGGATGCTTCATTCTTGAATACCGTGGAGAGTTACTTTCCCAAGAGGAGAGCCAAACAAGACAGAATAGATACAATGAAACAGAAAATACCTTCTTGTTTGAGTTTGATTGGAATGGAAGGCAATGGTG CATTGATGCCTCAAAAGAAGATGGTTCACTTGGGAGACTAGTGAACGATAATAACAAGACTCCtaactgtaaagtgaaaaaaattaGTGTTGAAGGTAAACCACATCTGTGTTTGTTTTCGGTTAAGGCCATAGCTTCAGGAGAAGAATTAACATACAACTATGGAGATTCAGACTGGCCATGGCGTACTCAG TTGAACCAAGCAGTCCCTCACAATGAGGAGAACATACCATCAGAAGACAGTACACATTTTCCTGACAAAATAAACTGTCCCAAGCCAGCTGAACAGGTATTTTGGTTTAAGTCCAGCTCTTCATCTTCTGATTAA